A DNA window from Ovis aries strain OAR_USU_Benz2616 breed Rambouillet chromosome 7, ARS-UI_Ramb_v3.0, whole genome shotgun sequence contains the following coding sequences:
- the PLA2G4F gene encoding cytosolic phospholipase A2 zeta isoform X4 → MLWALWPRWLTSKGLPLLGAVQLQKREKRGPQWKQWRRETHPFYDLQVKVLRAKNIQGTDLLSKADCYVQLWLPSASPSPARTRVVANCSDPEWNETFHYRIHGAVKNVLELTLYDKDILDNDQLALLLFDLRSLKPGLPHRHTFPISQQESHELQVEFVLEKSQVPAPEVITNGVLVAQPCMRIQGTLRGDGTAPHLEHGPRQIQLAVPGAYEKPQLLPLQPPTETGVPAMFTFHVNPVLSSRLEVGLGKKLMVQGDPRVKEETQTSKPGILLSSLALGQEQQCVVALGEGKEVAISVKAEMSSGDLDLRLGFDLCDGEKEFLEKRKRLVSKAFQQALGLSHAPDSSQVPVVAVLGSGGGTRAMSSLYGSLAGLQELGLLDTVTYLSGVSGSTWCISTLYKDPAWSQVALQGPIERAQARVCSSKMGAMSTERLHYYAQELGIRESSGHSTSLVDLWGLLIEYFLYQEENPAKLSDQKEAVSQGQNPYPIYASVNVRSNVSGEDFAEWCEFTPHEVGFPKYGAYVPTELFGSDFFMGRLLQLRPESRICYLQGMWGSAFAASLDEIFLKTSGRGLSFLDWRKDSVNITDDCQDLQLHKPGRLRTRLFTPQGPFYQALLDICTSRLTSAKNSNFTRGLYLHEDYASGREFVAWKDLHPDAFPNQLTPMRDCLYLVDGGFAINSPFPLSLQPQRAVDLILSFDYSLDAPFED, encoded by the exons ATGCTCTGGGCGCTCTGGCCCAGGTGGCTGACAAGCAAGGGGCTGCCCCTCCTGGGTGCGGTGCAGCTACAGAAGCGAGAGAAGAGGGGACCTCAGTGGAAGCAGTGGCGG CGAGAGACCCACCCCTTCTATGACCTCCAGGTGAAGGTGCTGAGGGCCAAAAATATCCAGGGCACAGACCTGC TGTCCAAAGCTGACTGCTATGTGCAACTGTGGCTGCCCTCAGCATCCCCCAGCCCCGCCCGGACCAGGGTGGTGGCCAACTGCAGTGACCCCGAGTGGAACGAGACCTTCCACTACCGGATCCATGGTGCCGTGAAG AATGTCCTGGAGCTCACCCTCTATGACAAGGACATCCTGGACAATGACCAGCTCGCTCTGCTGCTTTTTGATCTGAGGAGCCTCAAGCCAGGCCTACCACACAGACACACCTTCCCCATCAGCCAGCAG GAGTCACACGAGCTGCAGGTGGAATTTGTTTTGGAGAAGAG CCAGGTGCCCGCACCTGAAGTCATCACTAATGGGGTCCTGGTG GCTCAGCCATGTATGAGAATCCAGGGCACCCTCAGGGGCGATGGGACAGCCCCACATCTAGAGCACG GTCCTAGGCAGATTCAGCTGGCAGTGCCCGGAGCCTACGAGAAGCCCCAGCTCTTGCCCTTGCAGCCTCCCACGGAGACGGGCGTCCCAGCCATGTTCACCTTCCACGTGAATCCAGTACTCAGCTCCAGGCTGGAGGTGGGCCTAGGAAAGAAGCTCATGGTCCAG GGCGACCCGAGGGTCAAGGAGGAGACCCAGACCAGCAAGCCTGGCATCCTGCTCTCATCTCTGGCCCTAGGCCAGGAGCAGCAGTGTGTCGTGGCCCTGGGGGAG GGCAAGGAGGTGGCCATTAGTGTGAAGGCAGAGATGAG CTCTGGGGACCTTGACCTGCGTCTTGGCTTCGACCTCTGTGATGGGGAGAAGGAGTTTCTGGAGAAGAGGAAGCGGCTTGTGTCCAAGGCCTTTCAGCAGGCTTTGGGGTTGAGCCACGCTCCTGATAGTAGCCAG GTGCCAGTGGTGGCCGTGCTGGGTTCAGGAGGTGGGACCCGAGCCATGTCGTCTTTGTATGGCAGCCTGGCTGGGCTACAGGAGCTCGGCCTCTTGGACACTGTGACCTACCTGAGTGGGGTCTCCGGGTCCACCTG GTGCATCTCCACACTCTACAAGGACCCAGCCTGGTCCCAGGTGGCCTTGCAGGGCCCTATTGAGCGTGCCCAGGCTCGGGTGTGCAGCAGTAAGATGGGGGCAATGTCCACGGAGCGCCTGCATTACTACGCCCAGGAACTGGGAATCCGggaaagcagtggccacagcacttcCCTCGTTGACCTCTGGGGCCTTCTTATTGAATATTTCTTGTACCAGGAG GAAAATCCTGCCAAGCTGTCTGACCAGAAGGAGGCAGTCAGCCAGGGCCAGAACCCTTACCCCATCTACGCCAGCGTCAACGTCCGCAGCAACGTCAGTGGGGAGGACTTTGCAG AGTGGTGCGAGTTCACCCCCCATGAGGTCGGCTTCCCCAAGTATGGCGCATATGTTCCCACCGAGCTCTTTGGCTCAGACTTCTTCATGGGGCGCCTGCTGCAGCTCCGGCCCGAGTCCCGGATCTGCTACCTGCAGG GTATGTGGGGCAGCGCCTTTGCAGCCAGCCTGGATGAGATCTTCCTGAAGACCTCTGGCCGGGGCCTCAGCTTCCTAGACTGGCGCAAAGACAGTGTGAACATCACAG ATGACTGCCAAGACCTCCAGCTTCACAAACCAGGGCGGCTGAGAACCAGGCTCTTCACCCCTCAGGGACCCTTCTATCAGGCTTTGCTGGACATATGCACCTCCCGGTTGACCTCAGCCAAGAACTCCAACTTCACCCGGGGCCTCTACCTGCACGAGGACTATGCGTCTGGCAGGGAGTTTGTGGCCTGGAAAG ATTTGCATCCAGACGCCTTCCCCAACCAGCTCACTCCCATGAGGGACTGTCTATACTTGGTGGACGGAGGCTTTGCCATCAACTCCCCATTCCCGCTGAGCCTGCAGCCACAAAGAGCTGTGGACCTCATTCTGTCCTTCGACTATTCCCTGGATGCCCCTTTTGAG GATTGA